The genomic segment GGCTCTCCAACTTATTCTTGTTGAATGAGATGTTGAAATCTGTATTCCACTTCAAGGCGCCTATCAGATTCTGTGAAGAGATGGCAAACTCCCAGCCTTTATTAATCATCGAACCACCATTATAGGTCAGGTTTCTTGCTGCTGCACTACCTGCCGGCAAGGTGATGTTCATCAACATATCCTTGGTCTTCTTATAATAGTAATCGGCATAGAAGGTGAGGCGGTTGCCCAGTACGGTCAAGTCAAGACCAATGTTGGTCTGGGTTGTTGTTTCCCAAGTCAGTTCAGGATTGCTCAGGTTGCCCTGTGAGAAAGTAGGAGTAGCATTGGCATCATTTCCCTCGCCAAACCACTGCACACGATTGATTTTGTATCTTGCCAGATAGCTGTAATCGCCCAGACCGCTCTGGTTACCGGTCTGTCCCCAGCCTCCACGAATCTTCAAGTCGTCAATCCACTTGATATCTTTCATAAATTTCTCATTGCTTACGCGCCAGGCACCAGAGAATGATGGGAAGTAGCCCCAACGGTGATGAGGTGCCAACTTGGAAGAACCATCAGCACGCATGTTGGCAGTTGCCATATAGGTATCATTCCAGTTGTACTGCAAACGGGCGAATGTTGAGAGAATTGCCCAATCAGAAGCTGATGAACCGGTTCCTGTCCAGGAAATCTTGTTGGCTGCATTCAAGGTTGGGAACAGATCGTTGGCATAGTTGCTACCGTTGATATAGTTCTGGCTCCACTTGCTCTGTGTCCAGGAACTACCAGCCATCGCATCCAGACTGTGCTTTCCGAATGCCTTCTTATAGTTTAATACGTTGTCCCATACGATAACGCTACTGATGTTTCTGCCATCATAGCCTGTACCGAATTCCTGACGGCCGATGGTGGTAGATATCGGGTCAAGGAATTTGGTGGTTGTTCCTTGTGTACGGTCGAACGAGAGAGATGTGTTATAAGTCAGTTCTGGCATAAAGGTGACAGTAGCCTTTCCTGTTGCCAGCAATCGGTTGTAAGCCGACTTATTATTCTGAGTACGGGCGATATTCTCTGCTGGCGAGGTAATGTTCACGCCATAGAAGTTGTTGTAGAACTGGCTAGGATTCTCCGGGTTCCATACCGGTGCATAGGTTGGCGTATTGACGATAGCGGTTACTACGCCACCTCGGTTAGAACCGGCACCCGAAATGATACCTGTACCCTTGTTGGTATAATCAGAATAAGTTACACTGGCATTGAGTCGCAACCACTTACGTATATCGTTCTCTACAGATGCTCGGAAGTTGTAACGCTGATAGCTTGACTTCTTGATAACACCATTTTCGCCTGTATAGCCACCCGAGATAAAGTATCTCAGTTTGTCGGTACCATTGGTAATAGAAAGCTGGTAGTCCTGTACATTACCCGTACGGAACACCTCGTCTTTCCAGTCGGTCTGGTCTTTCAAGCCTTCAGGCAGTTTCACCAGACCAATCTCATCCATCAGTTCCTTATACTGAGCCGCATTAAGAGATTCCTGGTTGTCACGTACAGTATTAAATGCATAATGAGCATTCAGAGAAACCTTGGCTACGCCAGCCTTACCCTGCTTTGTACCGATAATGATGACACCATTGGCTGCACGTGATCCATAGATTGCAGCTGAAGAAGCATCCTTCAATACCTGGATATTATCAATATCATCAGCTGCCAGGAAGTCAATATTGGTCATTGGCACACCATCTACTACATAGAGCGGATCATTACTACCATTTAAAGAGGTGGTACCACGCACACGGATGGTTGGTGAAGCACCTGGCTGACCGTTGGCTTGCTTAATCTGCAAACCGGCTGCCTTTCCCTGCATACCTGCTGCGGCAGATACGATAGGACGGGTATCAAGGTCTTTGGCTGACACACTGGATACGGCAGTAGTCACATCCTTACGCTTGACAGAGCCATAACCGATAGCCACCACTTCGTTGAGCATATTAGACTCTTCTTCGAGCATAATCTGTACGCCGTTAGAAGCTTTCACTTCCTTATTCTTATAACCTATATAAGAAATTTTGAGTCTGGCACCTGGCTGTACTTCGATGGTGAAGTGACCATCCAGGTCAGTAGCAACACCATTTTTGGTACCATTCTCCAGAACCGAAGCTCCGATAACGGGTTCATTGGTATTGTCGATTACAGTACCCGTAATCTTCACCTTCTGTCCCCAAGCTGTCGCCGAGACCATTAGGACGAGTGCTGAGGCTGCTAGTCCTCGCAACATCGCATTACTTTTTGATTTTCTCATAATTTAAACTTTAGTTATTATCATTTATGTTTAAAGTTGTTGTCTGATAGTCGGGAACCCATCCATGATTGGTTTCCGATTGCAAAAGTATATAAAATGTCTGATATTTGTTGGTTGATTAAATAATTAAGTGGTAAAAATGACCACCTGTTTTTACAACTGCATTTGATTATCAGGACTTTACATTTTTCATAGTTTTAAAAATAAGTGGTAGATTTATAATAGTAAAAGGTACAATTATAGAAGAAATTTGTAATACACTATACGTAATATGGGAATAACAAAGCCCCCGGTGCTATACGCATCGGGGGTTTTCCGTATTTATCACCAGGCATTGTATCTACTGAATCTGCAGTATCTGGTCTTCCGTCAAACCAGTTATTTCCTGGATTGTCGCCTCATCCATACCTTTTGCTAGCATATTCTTAGCAATCTCAATACTTCTTTGGCTTTTGCCTACTTCTTCGCCTTTTGCCATGCCTTTTTCCATGCCTTCTTCCATTCCTTTCTGGTACCTGTCATCGAGGAGGGTTCTTTCAACACTTACCGAATCCCAGAATTTGTCATAGGCACGGAGCTCGGCATCTGTAAAGCCGGAAACTTCAAGATCTTCTACGGCTTTTCCAATCTCTGGATCATTGAGCAGGTCGGAAGGAATCTCCTTCGTGTTGGAATTGATTTCTGTCAGGAAACGGAGCCACAAGACCATCATGCGCTTGTCAGCGATGGAATGTGGAGTGAACTTAGGGAGTTCTATGAAGGTGAAATGCAAGCCCTCGATAACCTTATTGCTGTCCTTATCGTGCACGATGCGGTAGTTGTGGATGAAATCCGGAGTATCATGCGCAAAGATATCATTTATCAGGTTGAGAGAATACACGGGTTGCAGTTCGCTGTATCTTCCTCCCTTTTTAGCCTGACTCACATAGAGCTTGGATGCATTAAACAGTACTCGCTGCTGGAATGCGTCAGACCATTCCATCTGCATTTCCACGCAGAACTTCCTGCCTCTGACGTCGGTGCAGAGTACATCAACTATGGTGTTCTTGCCCCCTTCTAGCTGGGGCACAAGTTCCGTTGGCAGATACTCTATCTCGTGTATCTGCTCTTCTTCGCTGAGTGGCAGGAGTGCGTTCAGGAGACTGATCAGTCTTTTAGGATGATTGCCGAATATCTTCTTGAACGTGAGGTCTGCCTTAGGGTCTAAGTACTTCATAACCTTTCTGTTTTAAAATGATACCGCAAAGTTACGATTTTATTTTCATATCAGCAAGAGATTTCTGATAAAAATTAAGAAAAAGCCGCCAAGCATCAGATGTGCTGCCTGGGGGTACGATAGAGAATCTGGGGCTAGTCTGCCCAAATTCCCTTATTTGTTGAATTATCCCAGAAATCCTTCACATTTTCGTCGCTGTAATCCGCTTCTCCCGCCTTCCGGATAACAGAGCCGGCGAGGATGGCTGTGGTTTCCATTTCCATGACGCTAACAACTGGCTTGATATATCTTTTCTTTTTCATATCTGTTTTTATTACTATTTTTTATTACTTGATGATAACCTTCATGGTCTTGCCGCCACGCTTCACGATGTTCACACCCTTCTGCAAATTCTGTAGGCGACGGCCCTGGAGATCGTAGTATTCTGCCTTGCTATCTGCTGTAGTCTCCAACTGCTCGATGGCTGTGGTGCTGCCGCCGACGCTGATGCTGAACATTCTGGCACCTGCGGCAGGAGCAGAAGAATTATCTACCATGTAAGCACGGAAAGGCTTGCTGCCCACAGACTCTGTTTTTGTTTCACCCAACAGCTTGGCTGGGTTCATCAGCTTGTCGCCCTTCACGATGTAGCAGTTGTTATCAGTATCCTTGCTGAACTCCTTTTTGGTGTAGATACCCTGGAGTTTGTAGTTGGCGTCAGCAGTTTCAGCAGTCTGAACATCTTTTGCTATCGTCTTGTCGGCTTCAGAGATGCTGAGCTTTGTTGCTCCATCCTTCATCTTGATGATAACAGGAGTACCAGCAGCGATGCTTCCCTCAATCTCTTCGAGTTCTACGGTTTCTGTAACATCATCAGCTGAAAGGAGTTTGAAGGCACGGAAGTTCTTGTCGGCGAGAGATACCTCGAATGGCAGGCAGAGCGTTGCCCATGTAGTACCTTCCTTCATCTTGCGGCTATAAGATGCAGCCTTGGCTGCGAATGGCTCGTAAGCCACGAAATCCTTATCGTCGTCAAGTACGAGATTATCCGTAGCAAGAGGTTCTCCCGTTGCTCCTATCTTCTCATCGCCATTCTTGCCTACCAGCTTGGTGAAGTAGCCAGTCTTGTAGTTGGCAAAGATGTGGTCAGTCTTGTCTGAGTTATTCTTATTATCTATAAAACCTTTGAGGTTTGTGCAATTATCGAACATGTAAGAACCGTTAGTTACCTTGTCTATTACAAACTTGTCGTTGACGTAAATGGTTGTGAGAGTTGAGCAATAAGAGAACATAAAGCTCATATTTGTCACCTTCTTTGTATTGAAATTAGAGACATCGAGAGAGGTGAGTTTTGAACATTTATAGAACATCCTGTTCATATTAGTCACATTTTCTGAGTTGAAGTTTGTAACGTCAAGAGAGGTGAGAGCTTTGCAGCCAGCGAACATTTTCATCATATTCTTCACATTCACGGTATTGAAGTTAGTGACGTCGAGAGAGGGGAGTTTTGAACAGGATGAGAACATGCCTTCCATTGTCGTTACATTCCTCGTATCGAACTTAGTGACGTCGA from the Segatella copri genome contains:
- a CDS encoding SusC/RagA family TonB-linked outer membrane protein, which encodes MRKSKSNAMLRGLAASALVLMVSATAWGQKVKITGTVIDNTNEPVIGASVLENGTKNGVATDLDGHFTIEVQPGARLKISYIGYKNKEVKASNGVQIMLEEESNMLNEVVAIGYGSVKRKDVTTAVSSVSAKDLDTRPIVSAAAGMQGKAAGLQIKQANGQPGASPTIRVRGTTSLNGSNDPLYVVDGVPMTNIDFLAADDIDNIQVLKDASSAAIYGSRAANGVIIIGTKQGKAGVAKVSLNAHYAFNTVRDNQESLNAAQYKELMDEIGLVKLPEGLKDQTDWKDEVFRTGNVQDYQLSITNGTDKLRYFISGGYTGENGVIKKSSYQRYNFRASVENDIRKWLRLNASVTYSDYTNKGTGIISGAGSNRGGVVTAIVNTPTYAPVWNPENPSQFYNNFYGVNITSPAENIARTQNNKSAYNRLLATGKATVTFMPELTYNTSLSFDRTQGTTTKFLDPISTTIGRQEFGTGYDGRNISSVIVWDNVLNYKKAFGKHSLDAMAGSSWTQSKWSQNYINGSNYANDLFPTLNAANKISWTGTGSSASDWAILSTFARLQYNWNDTYMATANMRADGSSKLAPHHRWGYFPSFSGAWRVSNEKFMKDIKWIDDLKIRGGWGQTGNQSGLGDYSYLARYKINRVQWFGEGNDANATPTFSQGNLSNPELTWETTTQTNIGLDLTVLGNRLTFYADYYYKKTKDMLMNITLPAGSAAARNLTYNGGSMINKGWEFAISSQNLIGALKWNTDFNISFNKNKLESLSLTQVYYEATTTDFVNEQVVRNTPGKPLGSFWGYVAEGVDPETGDMKYKDVTGDGLVSASDRTYIGDPNPDFTFGLTNTFSYKGLNLSILIQGSYGNDIYNVSRMETEGMYDGKNQSTKVLARWRVPGQITDVPKAKWDIRNSTYFVEDGSYLRVKDISLSYDVPRKLISRFGLTRLQPYVSATNLLTLTDYSGMDPEVNQYGNSGSVQGIDWGTYPLNKSVVLGVKVEF
- a CDS encoding Rpn family recombination-promoting nuclease/putative transposase; its protein translation is MKYLDPKADLTFKKIFGNHPKRLISLLNALLPLSEEEQIHEIEYLPTELVPQLEGGKNTIVDVLCTDVRGRKFCVEMQMEWSDAFQQRVLFNASKLYVSQAKKGGRYSELQPVYSLNLINDIFAHDTPDFIHNYRIVHDKDSNKVIEGLHFTFIELPKFTPHSIADKRMMVLWLRFLTEINSNTKEIPSDLLNDPEIGKAVEDLEVSGFTDAELRAYDKFWDSVSVERTLLDDRYQKGMEEGMEKGMAKGEEVGKSQRSIEIAKNMLAKGMDEATIQEITGLTEDQILQIQ
- a CDS encoding BspA family leucine-rich repeat surface protein; its protein translation is MGRKPAVCTMGGAIIRRFALFPLMLLMLLLLPAGMVAQKAASSSKYIATYESSTQTLTFKKFVGETLPENSAWVEDKQTVAAINTKLGNGTIVHIVFDKSFSSYTPTSLYYFFERLTKLETITGLEYLNTAKVTDMRYMFNNCSKLTSLDVTNFNTAKVTDMSYMFSSCKSLTSLDVTKFDTRNVTTMEGMFSSCSKLPSLDVTNFNTVNVKNMMKMFAGCKALTSLDVTNFNSENVTNMNRMFYKCSKLTSLDVSNFNTKKVTNMSFMFSYCSTLTTIYVNDKFVIDKVTNGSYMFDNCTNLKGFIDNKNNSDKTDHIFANYKTGYFTKLVGKNGDEKIGATGEPLATDNLVLDDDKDFVAYEPFAAKAASYSRKMKEGTTWATLCLPFEVSLADKNFRAFKLLSADDVTETVELEEIEGSIAAGTPVIIKMKDGATKLSISEADKTIAKDVQTAETADANYKLQGIYTKKEFSKDTDNNCYIVKGDKLMNPAKLLGETKTESVGSKPFRAYMVDNSSAPAAGARMFSISVGGSTTAIEQLETTADSKAEYYDLQGRRLQNLQKGVNIVKRGGKTMKVIIK